From the Perca flavescens isolate YP-PL-M2 chromosome 21, PFLA_1.0, whole genome shotgun sequence genome, one window contains:
- the LOC114548462 gene encoding uncharacterized protein LOC114548462, whose protein sequence is MSTLFACEDPDTWRGVYGKYWDVVEAKAKGKKPGKLLNLDKWYQEELPTLILSRPDRHVTQSELVKLMEWKLTRGKFRPRLQQLVASNSEDIVEKCSRKAFSLIPDVQAAIAELSSLKGVGPATASAVLAAGAPEQAAFMSDEAMESVPGLKPIQYTAKHYTLYLGKMIECTEKLNKVDPQQDWTPHRLELCLWALTTAKQQQLPFLKDVDVKASSVAEKKSDADTNQRPAKKLKTR, encoded by the exons ATGAGTACTCTGTTTGCCTGTGAGGACCCAGACACATGGAGGGGCGTATATGGTAAATACTGGGATGTAGTGGAGGCCAAGGCCAAAGGCAAGAAACCTGGAAAGCTGCTAAACCTCGACAAGTG GTACCAAGAGGAGCTGCCTACACTCATTTTAAGTCGACCTGACAGACATGTCACTCAGTCGGAGCTGGTGAAACTGATGGAGTGGAAGCTTACT AGAGGGAAGTTCAGGCCGAGGCTGCAGCAGCTGGTGGCTTCCAACAGTGAGGACATTGTGGAGAAATGTTCCAGAAAGGCCTTCAGCCTCATACCTGATGTGCAGGCAGCTATCGCAGAGCTCAGCTCCCTAAAAGGAGTCGGCCCAGCCACCGCTTCAG CTGTGTTGGCGGCAGGAGCTCCAGAACAGGCTGCATTCATGTCAGATGAAGCCATGGAGAGTGTACCAGGACTAAAGCCCATCCAATACACAGCCAAGCACTACACTCTCTACCTGGGCAAAATGATCGAGTGCACTGAAAAACTAAACAAAG TGGATCCCCAGCAGGACTGGACGCCCCACAGGCTGGAGCTGTGTTTGTGGGCGCTGACCACAGccaaacagcagcagctcccATTTCTAAAGGATGTTGATGTGAAAGCCAGCAGTGTGGCGGAGAAGAAGTCAGACGCCGACACTAACCAGAGACCAGCCAAGAAGCTCAAAACAAGATAA